Proteins found in one bacterium genomic segment:
- a CDS encoding ATP-dependent protease (among the AAA+ ATPases, the YifB protease family belongs to the Helix 2 insert clade; unknown function): MLARTNSATPWGIDARRVRVEVDVHLGVPRVDIVGLSRYSTRECRERVRCAIEASDFELPPRRVTLNLAPADLEKQASHLDLAIAIAWLAALGELPPDTFEQRLFCGELGLDGSVRPVRGALALAELAAAEDLRELVLPAANASNDVCCNIGSS; this comes from the coding sequence ATGCTCGCCAGAACCAACTCCGCCACTCCGTGGGGCATCGACGCTCGCCGTGTCCGCGTCGAGGTCGACGTCCACCTCGGTGTTCCACGGGTCGACATCGTCGGCCTTTCCCGTTACTCGACGCGCGAGTGCCGCGAACGCGTGCGGTGCGCGATCGAGGCGAGCGACTTCGAGCTGCCGCCACGCCGCGTGACCCTCAACCTCGCCCCGGCCGACCTCGAGAAGCAGGCTTCCCACCTCGATCTCGCCATCGCCATCGCATGGCTGGCCGCCCTGGGAGAGCTGCCCCCCGACACCTTCGAGCAGCGCCTCTTCTGCGGCGAGCTCGGCCTCGACGGCAGCGTCCGTCCGGTGCGCGGTGCGCTGGCCCTGGCCGAGCTCGCCGCGGCCGAGGACCTCCGGGAGCTGGTGCTGCCGGCCGCCAACGCCAGCAATGACGTCTGCTGCAACATTGGCTCCTCAT